Genomic segment of Candidatus Stygibacter australis:
TACTTTTAAGATAATAAAAAAATATCAGGGCAGTAAGACCAATTCCCCACAAAGTATCCATCAAAGCAAGTGATGTCTTTCCCGCAGCAATCAAAAATACCGATAGCAGTGATGAAACTGCAAAGGTTGCAAAATAGACAATATTCTGTTTTTGATAATGCCTGAAGCCGTATGCGATTATAATGAGCAAACCCCAGAAGGGCGAAAAACCGGCAAAAAAACCAGCGATTAGGGCAGAGAAAAACACTTATTTATCTGTGTAAGGGATCAGTGCCATCTGCCGGGCTTTCTTAATTTCAGTAGATAGTCTTCTTTGATGTTTTGCACAGGTTCCAGAGAATCTTCTGGGAGTGATTTTACCACTTTCGGCAACAAAACGCCTCATCAAACTAACATCTTTATAATCAATAGCAACATCAGCATTTTTACAGAAGAAGCAGACCTTCTTTTTCATAAAGAATTTTCTTTTATCTGATCTTCTGGGATTTCCCCTGAAAGGTTTGCGGGGAGAACGACTGGAAGAACTCTCTTCAGTTCTTTTTTTGCGTTCCTGATCCTGCTCCGGATTGCTGGCAGGACTTACATTTTCATTTTTGGTTTCGTTTTCTATCATTTATTTCTCCTGATATTTAAAAGGGAACATCATCTTGAGTTGATGTTTCTGAATTATTAAATTTGTCATCTTTATCACTGGTAGTATTAGTAACTGATTCCACATTTTCAAACTGACTTTCATCTTTATATTGACGATTACCATCAGTCCATTCCAGAAAATGGATACGACTAGCTACAATTTCAGCGATTTTTACATTTTTGCCTTCATTATTGGTATAAGTTCTTGTTTGCAAACGTCCTTCCACAATGACTGCACTGCCCTTCATAAGATTTTCAGCACATTGAGTTGCCTTCTTTTCCCAGGCAATCACATCAATATAGCTGGTTTCTTTTTCCCAGGCACCGTTTTTTTGCACATTCCGATCAAAAGCTATCGAAAGCTTGGCTATCGGAGTACCTGAAGGGGTATATCGGAGATCAACTTCTCTGGTCAATCTTCCACTAATTGTTATACTATTTACTCTCGGGAATCTTAAATCCTTTGCCATAATTACCTCCCGCTTATTTCTTGATAATATTATGTCGAATAATATTTTCGTTGAGACGGTACAGGCGATCAAGTTCTAAAATCTTTTCAGCAGCAAAATTAAAGTAATTAATAAAATAGTATCCTTCTTTCTGCTTTGAGATTTCATAAGCTAGGCTTCTTTTAGGCCACTTATCTGTCTCGATCAATTCACCGCCATTTTCTTTTATGAAGTTGATGATTTTCAGGTTTTCCTGATCAACATCGGTCTCAGCAAGATTGGCAGAGATTACGATCATG
This window contains:
- a CDS encoding single-stranded DNA-binding protein, translated to MAKDLRFPRVNSITISGRLTREVDLRYTPSGTPIAKLSIAFDRNVQKNGAWEKETSYIDVIAWEKKATQCAENLMKGSAVIVEGRLQTRTYTNNEGKNVKIAEIVASRIHFLEWTDGNRQYKDESQFENVESVTNTTSDKDDKFNNSETSTQDDVPF
- the rpsF gene encoding 30S ribosomal protein S6, with translation MNSYESMIVISANLAETDVDQENLKIINFIKENGGELIETDKWPKRSLAYEISKQKEGYYFINYFNFAAEKILELDRLYRLNENIIRHNIIKK
- the rpsR gene encoding 30S ribosomal protein S18 yields the protein MKKKVCFFCKNADVAIDYKDVSLMRRFVAESGKITPRRFSGTCAKHQRRLSTEIKKARQMALIPYTDK